GTCTTAGTTATGGAACTCTATGATGCCAGAAATCAGTGATACATGCATGTTTCTTAACACATCCAAAGAAATATGGGAAGCTGTGAAGCAAACTTATTCTAAAGTTCGAGATGCTGCTCAAATCTATGAAATCAAGACTAAGATTTCATCCACCAAGCAAGGAAGTCGATCAATCACAGAGTATTCCAATCTGTTGCAAAGTTTATGGCAAGAGATGGATCATTACCAGTGCATTCAGATGAAGTTCAGTGAAGATGCAGCACTCCTGAAAAGGTTCGTTGAAAAGGATCGAATTTATGATTTTCTTGCTAGACTAAATGTTGAGTTTAATGTAGTAAGAGTTCAAATACTTGGAAAAGAGGAACTACCATCACTAAATGAGACAATTGCAATTGTTCGTGCTAAGGAAGGAAGAAGAGGAGTTATGGTTGAGAACAGTCAAGTGGATAGTTCAGCCTTGGTTACAAAAGCTGTAAGTGAGAAGAGATTTGGCCCGGAGCAGCCAACTAGTGAAGATAATAGACAGACAGAATGTACAAAGCCTATTAACAGGGATTCCGTATGGTGCACCTACTGTAAAAAGGCCCGTCACACTAAAGAAAGATGCTGGAAACTCCATGGGAAGCCACAGACAACAAAcaaaaatttttcagaaaaaggtGGACAACCAAAGGGACAAGGGTGAGCAAATACAGCAAGACAACTGGATGGAAAAAATAATTCTCAGGAATCACCTGTTGAATTCAataaagaagaaattgagaagttaaAAAATTTGCTGGGATTATTGGAAAAATCTTCTTCAACAGGTACTTGTAGTTTGGCTTTTTCAGGTATATCCTCTTTTCAAGATTCTAAAGTCTCGGATACAGATACCAAAAGTTCTTGGGTCATTGACTCAGGAGCTAGAGACCACATGACCCACTCCTCACAAAAATTTGTTTCATATACACCTTGTCCTAGTAGTAGAAAAATAACAGTAGCTGATAATTCTGTGATCACAGTGGCTGGTCAAGGTGATATTGTTATAAACAAAACCCTTACTCTTAAAAATGTCCTTCATGTTCCAAAACTATTTACCAATCTTTTATCCATTCAAAGAATTACCAAAGACTCTAACTGTAAAGTGCTTTTCTATCACAATCGATATCTTTTTCAAGAACAAAATACGAGGATGATTGGACATGCTAAGGAAGTAAATGGCCTATACTATCTTGAAGAATCCAGTGAAGAAGTTAGTGCTTTGAATTCCtcacatttatctttcatatccaaatctattaaaaccaataaagacCAATTTTGGCTCTATCACCTTCACTTTGGTCATCCATTGTTTAGAGTCTTTAAAATTATGTTTCCTTCATTGTTTAAAGGATTAACTGTTGAAAAATTTCATTGTGATATCTGTGAACTTGCAAAACATAAACGTACCTCTTTTCCAGTAAGcaataaaagaacatccactccttttacttttattcaagtGATGTTTGGGGGCCATccaatatttcaattatttttgggGCTCGGTGGTTTGTATCCTTTATTGATAATTGTACTCGTGTGTCTtggatatttcttttaaaacaaaaatctgaTGTGAGGTTTGTCTTTCCAACCTTTTACAACATGATCAAAACACAATTTGGAGCTGAAATAAAAAGGTTTAGGTCAGACAATGCCAAGaattatttcaatcaatttcCCTCAACATATTTCCAAGAAAGAGGCATTATACATAAGTCATCTTGTGTTAGTACACCCCAACAAAATGGTGTTGCCGAAAGAAAGAATGGTCACATTTTAGCTATTACAAGAGCccttttgtttcaaaaaaaatgtcCCTAAAAAATACTGGGGGGAGGCTGTTTTAACTGCTACTCATTTGATAAATAGATTGCCTACAAAGGTCCTTGAATCTCAAAGTCCTATGCAAGTTCTAGCAAAATTCTTTCCTAATTTCAATACTTCAAGTAACTTTACTCCCAAAATATTTGGCTGTGTTGCCTTTGTACATGTTCATTCTCAAAATAGAGGAAAATTTGATCCACGAGCTGTCAACTGTCTTTCTTGGTTATTCTTCCACTCAAAAAGGGTACAAATGCTATCATTCagccacaaattttttttttgtaacagcAGATGTTACTTTTGCAGAACAAGAAAATTTCTTCACTCGTCCTTATCTTCAGGGGGAGATCTTATTCACAGAAGATAAGGACAAAGAATTCTTTCTTCTTGACATTCCAGCTCCTGTCCAGCAACCAAACATTCACATTTCAGCTCCTGTCTAGCAACCAAACACTCCCATTCCAGCTCCTATCCAGCAACCAAACACTTCCACTCAGTTATTGCCTGCTAACCAACCTGCCCGACTTGAAACAATGGCTCCTATACAACCTGAAACAGAGCCTAATACACCCAAATCACTAAGAGGAATTCAAGACACTACTCGTCCTTTACTGGTTTACTCAAGGATGAAGGCACCAATGCAAGTTCAATCATCTTCTTTTCCTATATGACCTGAGGTAATTGCTGAACCTACTTTGAATTCTAATACTGCAAATTTAGAAGATTTTCCCATTGCTATTAGAAAGGGCACTAGAGCCTGTACAAAACATCCCTTGTACCTATTCATGTCTTACAAAAACTTGTCCCATAACCACAAAGCCTTTCTTACTAGCCTAAATTCTATCTCCATTCCCAAAACTGTATTCGAGGCATGAGAAGATGAGAATTGGAAAAATGCCATGAAAGTTGAAATGGAAActcttgaaaaaaataagacatgAGACTTAGTGAAATTACCGAGAGGAAATAAACCAGTGAGATATCGCTGGCGTACACAGTGAAATATAAGTCAGATGGTTCTTTGGAGGGGTACAAAGCAAGATTGGTTactaaagggtacactcaaatgTATGGAATAGACTACCTTGAGACATTTGCCCCTGTAGCAAAGATGAACACTGTAAGAGTGTTGTTGTCACTAGCTGCCAACCGAGGCTGGAAATTACAGCAATTTGACATAAAAAATGCCTTTTTACACGGTGAtcttgaggaggaagtctatATGGATGTTCCTCCAGGATTCGGTCTAAATACAGGACAAGTAGTTTGCAGACTAAAAAAGGCTTTGTACGGACTAAAATAGTCCTCGAGGGCTTGGTTTGGAAGATTTACCAAAGTAATGCTCAAGTTGGGGTATAAACAGAGTCAAGGAGATCACACTCTGTTCGTAAAACACTCATCTTCAAGGGGAGTGACTGTTTTATtagtctatgttgatgacattataGTGACTGGTGATGATCTAGAAGGAATGGAGAATTTAAAAAAATGCCTAGTAAAAGAATTAGAAGTCAAAGAGCTCAGTAAGTTCAAATATTTCCTTGGTATTGAAGTGGCACACTCTCGGGAAGGAATATTCATATCTCAGCAAAAATACATAGTTGATTTGTTGACAGAGACGGGCAAGTTGGGCTGTAAACCAGCAGAGACACCCATAAAGGTGAACCACAGACTTGGAAATGCACTAGAAGATGCAGCAGTTGATAAAAGGTCATATCAAAGACTTGTGGGGAAGCTCATTTACTTGTCTCATACCAGACCAGATATTGCCTATGCAGTAGGTGTTGTAAGTCAATTTATGCACAATCCCAAAGAATCACATCTTAGAGCTGTATATCAGATTCTACAGTACTTAAAGGGCACGCCAGGCAAAGGAATCTTATTTAAAAAAGGGGAGAATTTAACCCTTGAAGCCTATACTGATGCAGATTATGTAGGATCTATGGTTGATAGAAGATCAACCTCGAGCTATTGCACTTTCCTAGGAGGCAACCTTGTGACTTGGAGGAGTAAAAAACAAAATGTTGTGGCTAGATCTAATGCAGAAGCTGAATTTAAGGCGATGGCTCTTGGAGTTTGTGAGTTGTTATggctaaaaattattttggaagattAGAAGATCAAGTGGGAAGGTCCAATGAAGTTGTATTGCGATAATAAGTCTGCTATCAATATTGCACATAATCCAGTTCAACATGATCGAACGAAGCACGTTGAGGTTGACAGACATTTTATAAAGGAAAAACTGGACAGTGGCTTAATTTGCACTCCATTTGTGTCCAGTGATGGACAACTAGCAGACATACTTACCAAAGGATTGTCTGGGAAGTTGTTTCAGAAATTAGTAAGCAAGCTAAGAACGGATGATATCCACTTCCCAGCTTGAGGGGAGCGTCAAATTTCAGTTTCCTAATTAAGGAATATTTGAGTGTATCAAATAgaattctgtaaatattttatccctaactttaaggctATTTTTAAGTACAGCATCCCTAGAATTAGTCTGTTTCCTAGTGTGAAGTTTCTTAAGTTAGGCTcactatgtgtataaatatttatgtaatttcttgTGAAAAATATAATCAAAGTAGCCTGTTTTTAACAATATAGGTAACAAGGCCTACCTTGAAGATGAGGCCAGAAAGAAATTCTAATTGATCCGGGGCAGCATATTAGGTCCACAAAAAccaataaaacataaagacatCAGGAGAAACATAAAAATAACTGCGAAACGAACAACAAAGGCTTTGGTATCATGTTAAGCTTACATACCAAACCCatatttactttgttagcttaacccATATTTCCCTTCTTCATTTTAACTCTACCAAGCAAAAGATAgacattttctttcaaatttttctatctttcctaccaatcacaccaataaaaaggaaaaacatgTTCTCTATCTTTGCGCTTTCCTcctcttccatttttcttttcagcAAGCCAAGCCTAAAGGTATTTGTGCTTATGAGAATGAAAAAATGGAAGGATGATATGAGGAAGAtggaaaactgaaaaaaaaaattgcattttgagtatgtttggtaggaaagaaaataagaaattcAATTACTTTCTATCTTAATGTAGAAAAACAAATCATTCCAAATTGAAACAATTGGGGAGAAAATAATAGAAATGTGAGCAAAGTGtgcatatttataagattatccatcattttttaaatttaatctttttatttaatttgcaaAGGGTGTaatgatataataatttaattttcgtTTTTCTTTCAACTCTACAAGTAATGGATGGAAAATAATTAcggtttctttcttcttcttctttctaaTTTTTCTTACAAAGCACACTAATGGAAAGAGCAAAAAtattttttccctcttttttcacttttctccaatttttcatatttcaaattttcattccACCATACCAAATCAAGCCTAAGAGATTCTATAAGCAAAACAAATGATTTAGCATATCATTAACTAACAGGACTGCAATTCACCACTCTCAAACTTAATCAATACCTACAATTTCAGATGCTTTGTGGCAAATCCCAAACAATTAATTGAAATCAACAATTTATAACAGTCCAACAAAGTATTTACTGCTGGCAATAGAATAAAACATTGTTCGAATTTCAGCAGAAGAACTTACACAAAGCAAAACATGCATAGGGGAGCATAGGGGAAGCAAAGGAACTTACCCCGTATGAAAGAAGCAGTAGTTGATTTAGTTGAAGGTAGCAATAAAGGAAAAGCCGAAATTCCCAGAAAAGGAATGGGCTTATTTGGATGTACATGCAGAAGAGAAGGCATCTCCACAGTAATTCTTTTTGTTTTCCTgaggaaaagaataaaaaaagaacaaCAGTTCATGTATGGTAGTGGAAGTAAATCTCATTTTCAGGCTACAAAACATAAACTCTCATCTTTTTTCCATTTGCAGTTTCTAACAAAAATTATTTGTAATCGATTGATAATAtaattcaaaaactaacaaaacaTTGTTTAAATGCCAAAATTGGTTGGAACTGTTTCCAGGTTACAACCTATAGGATGTTGATTAGAGAGTTAACAAGCTTCAGGAGGTTTATCCTTCTTAATAAGTGCTGTAAAGATTATAGCAAATGCCCACCATCTCAAACAATGTTGactagtttttaaaaataattatcttcCTGAATGTCatgaatatatttaatatatttatacttCAGAAACTGATTTCATTgatgaacattaaaaaaataaaaataaaaaactttcagAGACGGAAGTACTGTTAATTTTCTGCTTGCATatcaagaaaaagagaaaatatggaagaaaggaaaatacCCAGATAGAAGACTAGTAAGCACCGAGGGGTTGAGTGAAAGGCGATGAGGCTCGCAACGTTGCAACTCTGGACTGCTATGGTTTTAGAGGGAAGAAGAGGATTGTGTGGCAGTACCTACCTAGTTTCTTGTGTGTTTAGATAAAGTGGTACAGTTTcgaaattaattacaaaaataaggtCAGATTTTGTAATTATGCTATGTATTTTCTTCAACTTAGGGAATTagatttttcttgatttatttttatattttataaaattttattttaaaaaaatctaaaactttgaaatattacaaaaaaaactaaaaattgtaacataatttatatattttttaaatcttataaaaatttaaataatatataaaatctaaaaaactataaaaattataaaaatctaaaattataagGAAAAATCTAAAACTTTCTAAAAATACAtagaaatttttctaaaaaaaagaatgatatattattatttgaaattataaaaaaattctaaactcATTAAAACTGCACTTTTGGAATTAATTCAAGTGCATTTAAATTTGTATTcacgtaaataaaaaaatactttttagaaaaataaaaatatatatttaatttttaaaaagaataatacATGTTAACTGTGTCAGCTAAGTAGCTAAAAAAAATAccaatttaattaacaatttttaaattcaaatatcaactaaattaaaaaaaaagtaattaaatatcaACTTGAATTACTTCGTCaaatttaggggctaaaatgaTATTAACCCGTACATCAACCACCAAAGGTTTATGCATGTTTACATGTTCAtgcaatttcacatttcattcttCCCTTTAGCAACCTTTCTTTTAACAATAGTGGCAAAACTTACAACTTTCTTTTTCAAAACTAGAAATCCTTTTGTTATAAATGAACAGTATGATCCAATCAACTTTGTTGACTTGCTCTGAAACatgatgtatttatatttttgaaactgaaGAATGAAACTAGCGTAAGAGGGAGGGAGAAGAAGAGTTGCAGGCAGCCTGGGGAAAGCGCATGGTGGAGTGCCAAAGATGTCAACTCCAAGTAGGTGTGCTTTCATATTGACCAGCTGGTTGCAGATCTCAaacaaatcatatcaaaacaaaaacaaagccTAGTACATATAATCTCATCTTCCTGCCTTCCTTTGATGGGCCTCCatcccttttttttcttaattaattaaataatagtgTCAAATCTTATAATTCAACCGAAAAGTATAAGCTACAACAGTAAAATATGGAGAATGCAGATTCAACTTTGAATATTACATTCTTGATGGACATGAAAATTTTAGTTGGAGTAATATAAGATCCCTAAGATGAGAGGAAAAGGAAGGTCATGTTTCCAAACATGGGCTACTCTGAATCAGATTTCCTCTTGCCCACGAAAACGTGTAAAACCCCATTGGAACCACCTGCAACAAGTGTGCACTGGTCTTCATTGACTTGCCTCCAGCACACACTGCTGACGAAAGCATGCTGATGGTCGGAGCTATCTCTACCCACAGGCTCGAAGCCATGCACCCAAATGGGCTCACCCCACCTGGTATCATAAACGAACACCTGGTTATTTTCTGATCCGCATCCAAGCAACCCTCCATGCCTCCAAACTGACAACCCCACAAAGCTCCGACTGTTTACGTGCCCTTTGTATGTTCTAAGTAAACGAGAATCAACGATATTCCATAGTTTTAAACACCCGTCGGTTCCAGCGGAAACCAGTGTTTGGGCATTCAGAAATCTAACGTATGTTATGGTTTTCGTATGTCCATCGAAAATGTGTACGGGCTCCACCATTTTCCGTACATCATAGACGTAGGCCTTCTTGTCGGCGCATCCGGCGGCTATCAATGCATCTCCGAAGGGGTTGAACTCCACGCAACAAACCGAGCTGCGTGACTTCGTGGGCTGCACCTTAGCCACACTTCCCCCTCCTTCGCCGCAGCGTGGGTCCCACATTTGCATGGTGCCATCGTCCGAGCCAGATGCCCCGAGGAACGGATCCGAATGAGAATAGTCGACGCTCCAAACCCGCCTCCCACCATGCTCGTCACGTTCGAAGATTGGCAACTTCGTCTCTATATCATACTCCATGACCACACCGTCGTAGTCTCCGGAACCCAAGATGCGGCCTCCGGTCCCGGGTTTCCACCTAAGGCTACTAAGCTTAGCTGGGGTAAAGATGCAATTATCACACGCATTAGTATGGTCTAGAAACGCAATACTTTGGTGCTTACCTTGAGAATGGACAGTCTCTTCTTGAGGCCGCAACAAAGAATTCAAAGTGTAAATCCTAATCTTCCTTGCAATCCCTCCGGTTGCTAAGATGGTATTAGAAGGGTCGAATTCGATGACTCCAAGGGTGTCAGAGACGGTGGCGTTGGCGGTGGAGGAGACAACGGTGGCGAGTGAAAAATCCCACTCACAACGAGCGGCTGGTTGTTTTTCTTCTGCGGATAGTTTGGTTTCATGGCCTGGGACGGCGGGGGGATGGAATCCGGAGGAGAAATCGTTCATTGCCCATTCAAATGAAATGGAGATGGAGGCATATATGGGAGGGTTTTGGACCATCAAACCAATGAAAGGCTCCCATACACCCAACTCAACTAAAGCGCAATCAAATTGGTGTGTGGTGTGGATAACTATTGATATTTATTTTCGCTTATAATTTTAGCACACCCATAACCATTCTCATATTTTAATTCAATGCTCCCTCTTAATGTTCTTTTACAGTAATGCCATTGCTTAAattattattccaaaaataattagGGTAAATGAGATGAATAGTCACCAtttcatcattaaaaattttcGATTTAgtaacaaagttttcaaaaataactaataaaagtCTGGCAcggtttttttaattaattcttcaatatttatataattttaatcctcaaaaacttttttaaaaaatctgaaattctttaaaaaaatggtAAGCATTTAGTTATctaaaaactttttaaatttattttagtactTTAACAAAAATAGATAGCggtattaaaaatatgaattaattaataatattataaaaataagagaattaaattataaaattaaattataaatttttacataGTAAAAATAAAACAGTTATTGACCATTCACTTTTCTACAACAAAAGAAAAGGATCTCGTCATCATGTCAagctaagggtgggtttggatggacgattgggtgcggtgcggtgcgtttagcttactttttgtctcacgctacagtatcgctagagtatctaatctcatcgccaccgctgtttttacactaaccgcaggtaaacgcaccgctcaTCCAAACTTACTCTAAGAAAGAACGcacattttaatataatatttggtatttaaatttcactttttttcttaatttagtatcTAAATTCTTCTTATCTATTTGGTAACTGAAGAtgacactttttctttttaatttctaacttaagtttttttggggtttaatttactatttaaacttatcaaatgttatacaaattaccCAAAATACTAATGGTGCTAGTTTTTTATGAGGGgtcaaaaataactaaaatatgacCGACGTATGGTAGATGACATGAAATCTAATGACATAAATGATtacattatattaatttgaaGTTTTTTCTGTTCACTAATATACTCAAAATTTACTTTTCATTTGAATTGAGATTGCTTTAACtattaatttcaataatgatTCAAGAGGAATCACAATCTTAAAACATGGCCTAGTTTTCATAAAGCCCTTAATTCCacaaaaatattatttgtatGAGAGGAAATTTGTGATTTCAACCATGCTTAATGAATGgatattgaagaagaaaataatagttttaaaaaactaaaatagaaaaaaaggattatgttaaattaagaagacataatgacttatttggccctccaactttataaaaaaattattttagccctcTATTTAAATTTTCGCCTTTTTTAGCCATTAAACTTGTATATTTGTCAAACCACCCCAAATGAATGGAAAAGGTAACTTTTTTAACTTTGTTAACATGAAATACATGTGGATTGTCCTGTAGGTGACACTTCaggatttaattaattttttaaaatttaaaattttcaaaaaatatttttttaaagtaaaaatcattaaaattattaataaatatttttagatattaaaagaataattaattatTGACATGTCATTTACGTGCATGTCATGTCaataaagttaacaaatattaacttCTCCATCTATTGTGGGacgatttgataaaaaaaattgcaagttCAAATGCTAAAAAAAGCGAAATTTTAAATGGATGGCTAAAATGACTTCTTTGTAAAGTTGAAGGGCCAAAAAAGTCATTAtgctaattaaaaaattaaataaattaaactaaaagtaattgATCATTTAAGTTACAAAaaagaaatttcatgcttttTACCACATGTCAATGATACATCGGTTATTTTTGCTAtctcataaaaaaaaaacattgttagTATATTGGAGCAATTTGTTTAATGTTTGACAAGTTTAGTCatcaaattaggaaaatatgtcAAGTTTAGAAAACAAATTGGACTAAAAATAACTTAAGGACCAAATTAGAAGAAAATGTCaaatttagatattaaattaaaaaaacttaaatactaaatttaaaaatatatcaattttaaatactaaatgtTATATTAATCCTTTCTACTTCCGAACATCTCTGttatagaatatataaactaaacaatattttaattaaaacatctTGAATACGAATGCTTACATGCTGCACCACCTCCCGCTAATCGGTTGTTCTTACATTTGAGCTTAAGGACTACTCTTCAGTCCTTACTCCTTAGGCCTAAACcagcaattttaccaaattaagaaGGAAGCCTTAAACAAGCAATTTCATTAAATTAAGAAGGGACCAAGGCTCCGTGCCTGTCCCTTCAGGCTCGTCTCTATCGATTATTTTAAGTGAGTtctctaaaattaattatttattagtttaaaatttttaaaattttatttattattattgtcttCACTTTTctacattttattaattatttttcactcTTAGCCGACTTTAATGACTTTTATTTATGATGAAGAAtaacttaataaaatatatttttaaataattttatattttattaactatacaattaaattttacattccaatcaaataaataaaaaaatttaaaataatattatggaCACAAAACCACAATTtattgtaaataatttttttaaaataaaaatatcaatagcCGAATTAAATCTAAACAATTATTGATGTGCAGTTTGAAAAACATCTCAGTTTTTCCCTGTTTTTATGGATATTTTATCGGTTGATTATGGTATTTTACAAGTTAAAAAAATACAACATTGAAATATTAATAACGATAAGGAAAAATACGACATTCTTTCATCAATTTGTAAATACAGTATAGGAGGGAAAGACATGGGAAGGGAGAATATTAAATGCGAATGAAGGGGGGACGTTGCCTCTTTTTATACCTCAAGTTTGTCTATGGTGTGGAGAAAGGCTTTGTTTTcctttatgtttaaaatatttttccaaattaattgttttaaaattcgaaatttcatgattattctttttaataatatcataTTCTCGAGAAATTATTTATGGGCCATTCTCACTACATGtctcttttttaattattcaataatgTTTCAACAGTTTTTTTCCATGTTATCTATATATAATATTGGTAATCTTTTATTactcaattataaatttcaaactcTAAACTTTAAAATCCAAGATTCATGGTTCATGTTTAGGGTTCCAGATTCTGGGTTTGACATTTCAAGTTTGGAGTTCAAgattttgaatttaaagtttaaggtttaagataaaaaatttatcaaaattatatatcaataatataaaaaagaattattaaaatgttataaaataatcgaaaaaattataaataatgtaGTAGAAAAgacctataaaataatttctcaatgTTGAGAGTTTAGAATATAAGCTTTTTTAGAGTATCACATTTATGTAATAGGCATATGCTTGCTTTGCATCGCATTGCATGGTAGGGTGGTTCAACGGGGGTTCATTGCTTACGTGGATTAAGCTTGGCCTTTTAATTTGTCATCCCACCTCAACTTATTTTCGCATCTCTGCCTTAACTCCAACAACTACTCTAAAATATCATTCAACTGACTGACAATGTCAATTTCCCTTATTCCAATTTCCTATGGTCCTCCTCCTCTACCGCTTCTCAATCTCAtacactcctttcttcttcctcttaaTTGCTATTTCCTTTTACTTTTAAATGCATAGCCACCTACGGGATTGTAGGTTTCCTTctatgattttattaatttatctttattaatGTATTAAAGTTGGGTGCATATAGAAGTTAGAattgagaaattattaaaaaatatttttcaatttaaaaaaataataaatagtattATGAATgagttttttttgtaattttatatttttataaaaaaaataatttaagcctAGAAGTGAGCCTTTTATTTAtgttacatatttttttatacatttaattttacatatttttcacTATATCACGAGTCTATCATAATCTAATTCCttttaaatactcaatttaagtatattaaattattatatataaattcaaattagtttatttaaattatataatattaaatattaaataaatagtgAATCCAAGCTAATGGGTAGAGTCGAAAATTAAGTTGGGTAGCAATCCAAGTTGGTCCATGGATAGTCTAAACACACCCACTAACATATGGTCCaaagatataataaattattaagagATGATACCTGTAAATTTTAtagacaataaaataaatatgaacgTCTAGTATGGGTGTAGAGCATGGAGCAAATGCGCTTTGGTATTGAGACACACAGACAAAACGTCGTCGCTATGCGTTAGTGTTGAGAAGGGTTGATGGAGTATTGAGTATATCTCATTCACTTTAATGGAAAATGGAAGAGGAGATAAGATGTGGACAACATGCAGGCAGGACCACTTTCTTCTAGATTGCCCCTACCTCTTTCTGCAGCTGGTGGATAACTGGATATATGCGTATCTTTATATGTTCTTCCAGTTAGGGCAAAACAAAAGGATACCCTGCATGTTTCTTATCCATTATTGAAGACACGCGACAGTGCTTGAACAGCCCCCGGCCCCCTCtttttatcttataaaaaaattgaaaacatt
This window of the Gossypium hirsutum isolate 1008001.06 chromosome A09, Gossypium_hirsutum_v2.1, whole genome shotgun sequence genome carries:
- the LOC121206241 gene encoding WD repeat-containing protein RUP2 — translated: MVQNPPIYASISISFEWAMNDFSSGFHPPAVPGHETKLSAEEKQPAARCEWDFSLATVVSSTANATVSDTLGVIEFDPSNTILATGGIARKIRIYTLNSLLRPQEETVHSQGKHQSIAFLDHTNACDNCIFTPAKLSSLRWKPGTGGRILGSGDYDGVVMEYDIETKLPIFERDEHGGRRVWSVDYSHSDPFLGASGSDDGTMQMWDPRCGEGGGSVAKVQPTKSRSSVCCVEFNPFGDALIAAGCADKKAYVYDVRKMVEPVHIFDGHTKTITYVRFLNAQTLVSAGTDGCLKLWNIVDSRLLRTYKGHVNSRSFVGLSVWRHGGLLGCGSENNQVFVYDTRWGEPIWVHGFEPVGRDSSDHQHAFVSSVCWRQVNEDQCTLVAGGSNGVLHVFVGKRKSDSE